A stretch of the Lactuca sativa cultivar Salinas chromosome 9, Lsat_Salinas_v11, whole genome shotgun sequence genome encodes the following:
- the LOC111901644 gene encoding uncharacterized protein LOC111901644 encodes MVSKKVQSKSICIDVAINQLQNVITFFKKFRNEGFVSSINIAKTIALEMGVEPTFPYRRNVTRKKFFDESDIEEEEIQSLEEYFKINYFYVVVDVAIVSLNTRFEQLKHFESIFGFLSDSKILKSLDENKLRECCIKLANTFSNDIFSDVDSNDLFTELKFLQKTLPNDIKSAVEILEFVKVEDCYPNVFIAYRILLTIPVTVASAERNFSKLKLLKNYLRSSMSQERLNDLAILCIEKDMLDKIDLEDIINDFASQKARRSIFL; translated from the coding sequence atGGTAAGTAAAAAAGTGCAATCTAAATCTATTTGTATTGATGTCGCTATTAACCAATTACAAAATGTAATCACATTTTTTAAGAAATTTAGAAATGAAGGGTTTGTTTCAAGCATAAATATTGCTAAAACAATTGCTTTAGAAATGGGTGTTGAACCTACATTTCCATATAGGCGTAATGTCACTAGAAAGAAATTTTTTGATGAAAGTgatattgaagaagaagaaatacAATCACTAGAAGAGTATTTTAAGATTAATTACTTTTATGTTGTTGTGGATGTTGCAATTGTTTCACTAAATACTAGATTTGAACAATTAAAACATTTTGAAAGTATATTTGGATTTTTATCTGATTCAAAGATTTTAAAGTCATTAGATGAAAATAAGCTTAGAGAGTGTTGTATAAAGCTCGCAAATACTTTTTCTAATGACATTTTTTCTGATGTGGATTCAAATGATCTTTTTACAGaattaaaatttttgcaaaagaCTCTTCCTAATGATATTAAATCTGCAGTTGAAATTTTAGAATTTGTTAAAGTCGAGGATTGTTACCCAAATGTTTTTATTGCATATAGAATCTTATTAACTATTCCTGTAACTGTTGCATCTGCAGAGAGgaatttttcaaagttgaagttaTTGAAGAATTACTTAAGGTCATCGATGTCACAAGAAAGGTTGAACGACTTGGCAATTCTATGTATAGAGAAGGACATGCTAGAcaagattgatcttgaagatatTATTAATGATTTTGCATCTCAAAAAGCTAGAAGAAgtatttttctttaa